In the Phaseolus vulgaris cultivar G19833 chromosome 7, P. vulgaris v2.0, whole genome shotgun sequence genome, one interval contains:
- the LOC137830731 gene encoding uncharacterized protein has protein sequence MVVKMMRWRPWPPLVSKKYEVRLVVKTLTLHGCDLVRPAADKGLVLQIKWKGPKLTLSSLRRNATVRNFTREAQPQPNDVVLWDEEFHTLCTLSAYKDNAFHPWEIAFSLFNGLNQRSKTKVPVVGTASLNLAEFASVVDQKDFDLNIPITVSGGAVESSPSLSISISLVELRAAQESTDIVHKSIVPVPSSPLVQPGETTLAEKDELSTFKAGLRKVKILTEFVSVMKAKKACHEEEGSEGNFSGRSEDGEYNYPFDSDSLDDFEEGESDEVKEDSSVRKSFSYGKLAYANAGGAFYSSMRVNGEDEDWVYYSNHRSDVGISHKDDSTVSATEPSVLQSSRRSILPWRKRKLSFRSPKSKGEPLLKKAYGEEGGDDIDYDRRQLSSDESLSLGKTEDDSGANRSSVSEFGDDNFAVGSWEQKEVLSRDGHMKLQTQVFFASIDQRSERAAGESACTALVAVIADWFQNNHDLMPIKSQFDSLIRDGSLEWRNLCENQTYRERFPDKHFDLDTVIQAKIRPLSVVPGKSFIGFFHPEVMDEGRFDFLHGAMSFDNIWDEISRAGQECTSNDEPQIYIISWNDHFFILKVEPDAYCIIDTLGERLYEGCNQAYILKFDSNTVIYKMQDVAQGSGEKTGNDLQTVAEVLEQNDRQIQPISGKEVDSVVETEEQVKNDQEEEVVCRGKEACKEYIKSFLAAIPIRELETDVKKGLISSTQTPFHHRLQIEFHYTQFLPSYVAPPVAEPSMTMPDTLALAVTEVSA, from the exons ATGGTGGTGAAGATGATGCGGTGGAGGCCGTGGCCGCCGCTGGTGTCGAAGAAGTACGAGGTTAGGCTCGTGGTGAAGACCCTCACTCTCCATGGCTGCGATCTGGTGCGGCCAGCCGCAGATAAAGGTCTGGTACTCCAGATTAAGTGGAAGGGACCCAAACTCACGCTTAGCTCGCTGCGTCGAAACGCCACAGTCAGGAACTTCACCAGAGAGGCGCAACCTCAACCCAACGACGTCGTTTTATGGGACGAGGAGTTTCACACGCTCTGCACCCTCTCTGCCTACAAAGACAATGCCTTTCACCCTTGGGAGATCGCTTTCTCTCTCTTCAat GGTTTGAATCAAAGGTCAAAGACTAAAGTTCCTGTGGTTGGAACCGCGTCTTTGAATCTGGCTGAATTTGCATCTGTGGTTGATCAAAAGGATTTTGATTTGAACATTCCTATTACAGTTTCTGGTGGTGCTGTGGAATCTTCTCCTTCACTCAGT ATATCGATTAGTTTGGTGGAATTAAGAGCGGCTCAAGAGAGCACAGATATAGTTCATAAATCAATAGTGCCTGTGCCTTCTTCACCCTTGGTTCAGCCAGGAGAAACTACCTTGGCTGAGAAAGATGAGCTTTCGACCTTCAAAGCTGGTCTTCGGAAAGTGAAGATTTTGACCGAGTTTGTGTCTGTTATGAAGGCAAAGAAAGCCTGCCATGAGGAGGAGGGGAGTGAGGGCAATTTCTCTGGCAGGAGTGAGGATGGTGAATACAACTACCCTTTTGACTCTGATTCACTTGATGATTTCGAAGAGGGTGAGTCCGATGAGGTTAAGGAGGATTCCAGTGTGAGGAAGTCGTTTAGTTATGGAAAACTGGCCTATGCAAATGCTGGAGGGGCGTTTTATTCCAGCATGAGGGTGAATGGTGAGGACGAAGACTGGGTTTACTACAGCAATCATAGATCAGATGTTGGGATTTCGCACAAAGACGATTCAACCGTGTCAGCGACCGAGCCTTCTGTGTTGCAGAGCTCAAGGCGTAGTATACTTCCTTGGAGGAAGAGGAAGTTGAGTTTCAGATCTCCTAAATCTAAGGGGGAGCCATTGTTAAAGAAGGCTTATGGTGAGGAAGGTGGTGATGACATTGATTATGATCGCAGACAGCTTAGCTCTGATGAATCCCTTTCACTCGGG AAGACTGAGGATGATTCAGGTGCTAATCGATCATCAGTATCTGAATTTGGGGATGACAATTTTGCTGTTGGGAGTTGGGAGCAGAAAGAAGTATTGAGTCGTGATGGCCACATGAAACTCCAGACACAGGTCTTCTTTGCCTCAATTGATCAGCGTAGTGAACGTGCAGCAGGTGAGAGTGCATGTACTGCTCTTGTTGCTGTAATAGCCGATTGGTTCCAAAACAATCACGATCTTATGCCGATAAAGTCCCAATTTGATAGTCTTATTCGAGATGGCTCATTGGAATGGAGGAACTTGTGTGAAAACCAAACCTATAGGGAGCGATTCCCTGACAAACATTTTGATCTTGATACAGTCATTCAAGCCAAAATCCGCCCTCTTTCTGTGGTTCCTGGCAAATCCTTTATTGGATTTTTTCATCCAGAAGTTATGGATGAAGGCAGATTTGATTTTCTGCATGGGGCGATGTCCTTTGATAACATCTGGGATGAGATAAGTCGTGCTGGACAGGAGTGCACTAGTAATGATGAACCCCAGATTTACATTATTAGCTGGAACGACCATTTCTTCATCCTCAAAGTTGAACCTGATGCTTACTGCATAATTGACACTTTGGGAGAGAGGCTCTATGAAGGATGCAATCAGGCATATATCTTGAAATTTGACAGCAACACGGTAATATACAAAATGCAAGATGTTGCTCAAGGGTCAGGAGAAAAAACTGGTAATGACCTGCAAACTGTTGCAGAAGTATTAGAGCAGAATGACAGGCAAATCCAGCCAATCAGTGGTAAAGAGGTGGATTCTGTTGTGGAGACAGAAGAACAGGTGAAGAATGACCAGGAAGAGGAGGTTGTGTGCCGAGGGAAGGAAGCATGCAAAGAATATATCAAAAGCTTCTTGGCAGCGATCCCTATCAGAGAATTGGAAACGGATGTCAAGAAAGGTTTAATATCATCCACTCAAACGCCATTCCATCATAGACTACAAATTGAGTTTCACTACACTCAGTTTTTGCCGTCTTATGTTGCACCTCCAGTGGCTGAACCATCCATGACCATGCCAGATACTCTTGCTCTCGCAGTAACTGAGGTTTCCGCATGA
- the LOC137830732 gene encoding phosphatidylglycerol/phosphatidylinositol transfer protein: MEIINSKFFFFFSTLFLLWAFTNATDIHYCDKKAEYDVEVSGVDISPDPIARGQPATFSIAATTDKALSGGKLVIDVSYFGWHIHSETHDLCGETTCPVSIGDFVIAHSQLLPGFTPPGSYSLKMKMFDGNKHELTCITFGFDIGFGSSVADM, translated from the exons ATGGAAATTATAAACTCcaagttcttcttcttcttttcaactctCTTTCTTCTCTGGGCATTCACCAACGCCACAGATATTCACTATTGCG ATAAGAAAGCTGAGTACGATGTTGAGGTCAGTGGGGTTGATATATCTCCTGATCCCATCGCAAGAGGCCAACCTGCTACATTCAGCATTGCTGCAACTACAG ATAAGGCATTGTCAGGAGGAAAGCTAGTGATTGATGTGTCTTATTTCGGATGGCACATACATAGTGAGACTCATGATCTTTGTGGAGAAACCACATGCCCTGTTTCCATTGGTGATTTCGTTATTGCTCATTCACAACTTTTACCTGGATTCACTCCACCT GGTTCATACTCTTTGAAGATGAAGATGTTCGATGGAAACAAGCATGAGTTAACTTGCATTACATTTGGTTTTGATATTGGGTTTGGTTCCTCTGTTGCGGATATGTAA
- the LOC137829473 gene encoding agamous-like MADS-box protein AGL62, whose translation MDSKNMAKKNLKKTRGRQKIEIKKMSNEHNLRVTFSKRRTGIFKKASELATLCGVDIAVIMFSPSSQIFSFGSPNVDPVIQRYTAQGPPPLLTLDLNEAHSTVDEGELHAQLNNLSDQMTAEKKHEEALKRLMKDVEEHSWWAIPMENMNDSQLEKCKKMLEDLKERVNEKREKLLLQSTFSYNSQTQFFTGGNSFSSVNNTETIHPPLSL comes from the exons ATGGATTCCAAAAACATGGCAAAGAAGAACCTCAAAAAGACCAGAGGTCGTCAAAAGATTGAGATAAAAAAGATGAGCAATGAGCACAACCTTCGTGTCACATTCTCCAAGCGTCGTACTGGGATTTTCAAGAAAGCAAGTGAGCTTGCTACCCTCTGTGGTGTGGACATCGCTGTGATCATGTTTTCACCAAGTAGTCAG atattctCTTTCGGAAGCCCTAACGTGGATCCTGTTATCCAACGCTACACGGCGCAAGGACCACCTCCCCTCCTCACGTTGGACCTCAACGAGGCTCACAGCACCGTGGACGAGGGAGAACTCCATGCTCAACTCAACAACTTGTCTGACCAGATGACTGCGGAGAAGAAGCATGAAGAGGCTCTCAAACGTCTGATGAAG GATGTGGAGGAACACTCTTGGTGGGCCATACCGATGGAAAACATGAATGATTCACAACTCGAGAAGTGCAAGAAGATGTTGGAGGATCTGAAGGAACGTGTGAATGAGAAACGTGAGAAACTCCTCCTTCAGAGCACTTTTTCTTATAACTCACAAACTCAGTTTTTCACAGGTGGAAACTCCTTTTCAAGTGTGAATAACACTGAGACTATACATCCACCATTGTCGTTGTAG
- the LOC137830733 gene encoding RING-H2 finger protein ATL70: MENNTTDSSGFLGSSNISGFGMGIGISIGILLLITTITLTSYFCTRSQLPSAPRRRTSTGPQFLEPHHTIVDVGLDEATIMNYPKMLYSEAKQRKSDSTATSCSICLGDYKSSDVLRVLPDCEHVFHLKCIDPWLRLHPTCPLCRTSPIPTPLSTPLAEVVPLATRRD; this comes from the coding sequence ATGGAGAACAACACAACTGATTCATCTGGGTTCCTTGGCTCCAGCAACATAAGTGGCTTTGGCATGGGCATAGGAATCTCAATTGGGATTCTTCTGCTTATCACAACCATCACACTCACCTCCTACTTCTGCACCAGGTCACAGTTGCCATCTGCTCCCAGGAGAAGAACTTCCACTGGCCCACAATTCCTTGAGCCACACCACACCATTGTTGATGTTGGACTAGATGAAGCCACAATCATGAACTACCCCAAGATGCTGTACTCTGAAGCCAAGCAGAGGAAATCTGATTCCACTGCAACAAGCTGTTCCATATGTCTGGGAGATTACAAAAGTTCTGATGTGCTAAGGGTATTGCCAGATTGTGAACATGTGTTTCACCTGAAGTGCATAGATCCATGGTTGAGGCTGCATCCAACTTGTCCTCTCTGCAGAACATCTCCTATCCCAACACCTCTCTCAACACCTCTTGCAGAAGTTGTCCCATTAGCAACAAGGCGAGATTAA
- the LOC137830734 gene encoding uncharacterized protein, whose amino-acid sequence MEVIRGLAAAIVVVVLVAAFPADAGDNNRVFSPCTDTQVQRSDGFTFGIVFAPKDKFFLNNNSSVQLSPCDTRLSLSNSNYQISVFRPKVDEISLLTVNSSSFTADTYGYMVAFAGRKYAARSPPAFVANGTYTVTSFTLVLEFKKGRLQNLYWKRDGCAKCSSNSKAVCLNNQDCALQTSSCKSHGGTVDCSIGIQLAFSGTDKHLAVFNSWYEVKNLRQYSLYGLYSNLRDSLTSQYDQFF is encoded by the exons ATGGAGGTTATCAGAGGACTAGCGGCCGCGATCGTGGTGGTGGTGCTTGTGGCGGCGTTTCCGGCGGACGCCGGCGACAACAATCGAGTATTCTCTCCGTGCACCGACACGCAAGTGCAGAGATCCGACGGATTCACGTTTGGAATCGTGTTCGCGCCGAAGGACAAGTTCTTCTTGAACAACAACAGTAGCGTTCAGTTGTCACCGTGTGATACGAGACTCTCGCTCTCCAATTCGAATTATCAAATCTCTGTGTTCAGACCCAAGGTCGACGAGATCTCGCTCCTCACCGTTAACTCCTCATCATTCACCGCG GACACGTATGGCTATATGGTTGCATTTGCTGGCCGGAAATATGCAGCAAGGTCTCCTCCCGCTTTTGTTGCAAACGGCACATATACTGTTACCAGTTTTACTCTT GTCCTTGAGTTTAAGAAGGGCAGACTGCAAAATTTATACTGGAAAAGAGATGGGTGTGCTAAATGCTCTAGTAATTCGAAAGCTGTGTGTCTCAACAATCAGGATTGTGCACTACAAACATCCAGTTGCAAGAGTCATGGAGGAACTGTGGACTGCAGCATAGGTATACAATTGGCATTCTCTGGCACAGACAAGCACCTTGCAGTTTTCAATTCTTGGTATGAAGTGAAAAACCTTCGCCAATATTCACTGTATGGCCTTTATTCAAATCTGAGAGATTCCCTCACTAGCCAGTATGACCAGTTTTTCTAA